In Archangium lipolyticum, the DNA window ACTCGCCTCCGCTTCGTCGGCTGCTCTTCTGGTGGGCAGCAGGTCGTCTCCAGCATGGTTGCTTGCTGTTACCTACTTTTCCCGTCACCTTATTCCGACCAACCCTGCCATCGGACCAGTTGCTCGAGCTCGCGCCCGGACGCCGGCTCTCTTGGCTCCCCCAAACGGGGGCAGAGCCGAAGCCACGCGCGAGTCCTTCGTGGGAGACACCGCCGAGCTCAAGAACCTCAGAAGGGCATCCGCTGGGACAGCCGCGCTGTCACCGCCTGGGACAGGTCGGGTGACAACCGTGCCAGCCAATCGATGAGATGATAATCGAGTCCGATGAGGACCCGGGCGGAGTTGCGCCGGATGCCTTGGACGATGCGGCTCGCGACCCGGCGGGTGGGAATGGAGCGGCCGGTGATGAAGCGCGCCGCCCGTAGATGGCGTCGTCGGCTCACTCGCCCAGGCTGCGAACCGAGAAGACGTCGTCGGCGATGGTCTCGTTCACCTTCCAGCTCTTGCGGACAAGCCTGGTCCAATTGCCCCTGGTGTTGTCGACCATCTTGAGCTCGGTCGGGCTGCAGACGTTTCCCTCGCAGGTGTAATTGGAGCGGGTCTCGGTCTTGAT includes these proteins:
- a CDS encoding SDR family oxidoreductase; this translates as MSRRRHLRAARFITGRSIPTRRVASRIVQGIRRNSARVLIGLDYHLIDWLARLSPDLSQAVTARLSQRMPF